The Apis cerana isolate GH-2021 linkage group LG2, AcerK_1.0, whole genome shotgun sequence genomic sequence TATCTCTTTGTTATCTCTGGGTTCTGCTAATGTATGCATTTGCCTATAAAAATCAAGTTTTATTAGATAGTCGAAACTtgatatttagattaataaaacttgagtctgaaaatttatatttgaatttcaaaattaaaaaaattctcgaaattcgaattctttaaaatccagaatatttatttaattttttaaaaaaaattttttcatgaactaaaatcttaataatcatcttaatttaaaaataatttaaaaattacattttattatttttttttcatacaaattatataatttcatataaattatatataatataaaatcatattaattaaaatgcattaaaaatattaacgtaaactcatttgaattattattagaataaaaatattttgagatttcgaacgttatatatttaattcaagattaaaaaataatcaacttattattatatatggatatcaaacaagaatataaataacttaaacaaaataaatttttttcaaaaatttcatttttgaagtaaacaaaagaaaattttattaaaaaaaatacaacatataaaatttcattataaaatgttatttatattattaattacattttttgattcaaaatttcgataacAAAAAATGATACTTACGTCAatgatttattctaataaaaaataaaataaaattgttataaaaaatattattgtctcgtgtagtttattatattattgactaACCACTTTTTAGTATAGTATTTAAGTAaactattattctattatgattaaattttactctCAAATAAAACTATGTACACGATTAAAAGTAGTCACATTATAAATGATCTTAAAATCAACATTGATCATATAACGTTGCTACGCATAACAAAAAGAGGGTGCGTTTTACCCTCGTTCgttttacttattttcctTCGTATTAATATTGCATTCTTCTtcgtgttaatattataaaaattattttttgcatcattattaattatttactttattgattaaaaaagatttttaaaaatactttttaatttttaaatttttaaaattttttaatttttaaaaatatatcttaattatatatttatgcaagatattaatatattcgtagaatatttttacaaaatcaatTCTGAAagcaaaaacaaatacaaaagttgatatataaaaatatcgattgaagTTTATTTAAGTTATGTGCAATTGTAGTTCACattagataaaatgaaatcgaaataGAGTGTACAAAGACGGAGCATTTCACTTTATTTCCGtctcgttttatttaattataaactttaaatgattataaataaacttcaatcaacatttttatatactgatttttgtgtttgttttgATTTCTAGAATCAATCATCCAAAGATATATcacaaattaacattttatatatgaaaataaaaatttttaattttttttttatttacttagaTTTATGCAAAGAATGCTTaccaattatgaatttttactttagtattataaattgcaGGAGTATGGAAAACAATTGGttccatttctttaatttcatcttcaCAAATTGGAAGAGCGGcctataatatgattaatatttataatttttatatttatattattcaacatacaataataaatgttgTAATTCTTTATGCAATGCGctccaaaaattatttaatatacaaaaataagaaacatacaaaagaaaaaaaaggataaagtaaaatttgaaatctcgtttttaagaaaatctaattaaaaactttatcaatttctgataatatagaaattctgataataaaagtttattttcaagaaaattaaacttaaaaattaatcaaatgtacatataaataaatatacttaattaattcttaattgaatcttattttataattattattttcaaacttaataattttcttaaaaataaattaaaattaaaatttattccatatttttttatttattttcgcttatttatctattaataataattccatatatgttttaattaatcacgtttgatttattatcaaatttgatttatatatttaattccaaatatatttttgcatatgaaaactttaatttcatattttttttttaatgaaaattatcatttttttagttatatcTAGATTATTGAAAcatcttataaatatgtttctaataataaatatatataattaaagaaaatgttttatttattaaaaatatttaattttgcctaccaaaatacaattaatattatatatatatataaataaaaaaaataaatataatatatatatatattatacattaatatacaattaataaacaattataggcaattaaaaaaaaattaaaatataataattaaattgtatataaatataaataacattacatAGATCTAAAtaacattgaattaaataaatatataacattatatatatatattaatattaaaatacataaaaaaatttcatatgaatgatattttaaacatagtatatagtttatattataataattaataatatttataattaattaagaaaataatcttacgtttaattttcctttcgtcaacatgttttttaatattatgtatattttcttaatatattttatttcacagaaTACtgcacgaataattaattgaaaattactttgaatatagtatcaaatatttataaaaaaaaaattatataaaatgttcctttttaatattttctatcgaaTCTTTGATATCTTCACATCTCTTAGAATTGACGATATATAAAcggatgtaatttattataaatctattaagcattaagttatttttaaatcgatttagcggaagtatattttttgttttaagtttattgaaaaagaaaaaattgtgaaaaaatgaattctatgttaaaagaattaatattacaaaagtgTCGTAAGGTTAGCTCTTTGGAATATAttgaggaagaagaaagagaggataTCGCAGAAGAAGAGTCCGAATTGGAACCAGAATTGCCTTTTGAAGATATTCTCGCCGATAAACGTcgcaaatattctattaaggaagaatatatttatcttctttataatgacgttttgaaatattttgtgaaagagtaattatttttctttttactgaatccaaatgaattttatccaaatttcattatttataaattcagttcttataaattaattagataattgataatatcaatattaaaaatttaatcaatacaattatttttatttatcatacttGATTCATAaacaaatagaagaaaaattatatatgatataaattattattttattgtataataaattttttataaagtcttaattcaaatttttctatatatatgtatcattatttgtaatgtattttacatatatatgtacattggATGTcaaggattatttttataaaatgatattggtatatgaataaaaataagaatacataacatataaatataagtttgtgaatattttactaaaaggttgtaataaaaatagaaacgaattttttgtttgttgatttataatattccaaaaagttatttgtttttaagtcTTAATGTTTATGATTTAGATTGTGGATTTTTAtgcaagtatatatttttcatatatatgttttgtatccattatatgatgaataaatatatcaatattctttgatattaattttatttataatattataaacaaattttatggtattttaaatcatttgtatttataatataatataatataatataatataatataatataatataatataatataatataatataatataatatattataatataatataatatattataatataatataatataatataatatataatatttattatatttttgtaataatgtttctttcttatttttttaattatattgtttgcaAATATGTGAgtcatctatatatatatcatttattttctacaatttctgACTAACACaaaattgatatgatttttttattattgttaatataaaaagacttctttgttttttaattaataaaattttgtaagaaaattttaaatatagttttaaataataaaaaaatatagaaactataaaaatatagaaaatatagaactttcggtttgaaattttattttaaattagacaTGATATATGctctctaatataatatttccttttttaaaagaaaaaaatttatttttttatttttaaattatatttccatatttgcgtttcatatttttatgttacgttattatatagaaaacatattatataatatatttttaatatattaaatatattatatagaaaatgaataatataattattatttattataatattgaataaagtactaactattaaaattattattaaaaatttattattgaatatagatgggatggtaaatatttaagaaaaaaacctaagaaaataattgatgatgatgatatacTTAGTGATGAGGAATGCATTGATGAAGAATAttatgaagaagaaattatagttagagataaaaaagataataacttTGAAGAATGTATTAGCGATACATCTAAAACAAATATGGATTTATCTTGGAAGTTAAAATTGCCCGatgaatttgcaaatataacattcattaataataatacgtacaGTGGTCGTATTAGTAGGAAAATGATGGAAGGTGAAGGCGTTTATAGATGGGTTAATGGTGCTCAATATAAAgtaagaattttcaatttattagataattttctaGACATTATTCAATAGAATCAGATTATTGTGTAATAAGAttggtaatattttaataaagattgaaattttatttaaattaaattagtttttatcaatccaataaattttttaatcataatttattaacattatttcaataacaaaaaaattgtatattttgtttatattacattatatatatatatatatattataatttttattctaattataatttcattcttttaaaaaaataaataaagataacaaaattttttattattaaaaataatatagtttcgCAGGGAACATTTGAACAAAATCTTATGCATGGGAAAGGTTTACTGGAATGGAATAATGTTTGCTGGTACGAGggtgattttttaaatggttATCGACATGGTAGAGGAATGATGGTGGATGGAGAAAATCGTTACATGTATACTGGTCAGTGGTATAAGGGTCTAAGGCATGGTAAAGGGTATGTTATACAAAAtacaagataattatttaaaccaaattatacaatacaatattaaaaccaAATTAGAACTTCACAtggatatgaaaattaaaatatatgtaagtattagaaaaaatatagcatATGATGAAATACTTTGCaggcataaaatttataatttaaaaaaaaaaaaaaacaatcatatacaatataaactagataaaaaactattattagatgaaaaatattttattgtttccaaatatttcttacttttaatttatagtttcaaaatatatatattgatcttttatattaacaaattttatttatataattaaattgcattgttatatatatatatatatatatatatatatatatatatatatatatatatatatatataatgtaaatattagtagagtaaaaataaacgcaaaaattaaaaaaaaaatatggaaatatattttctctacACTTTTTCTGTGAGAATGTTCCCATATTGCCATGTATTTTGCCATGATCAGAACTCAAATCTGAATTATTATGATCATAAAATAGAATCCTAAGCATTGAATTTcacaaattatcaaaaattgagaatatttttacatgtatttcaatattctatattgtattttcttcgttattttaataaaaaattgatttaagattttagagtttagaagaaaatttggaaaaacatataatatattaaatacaaaatataaatatatattcaaaatgcaGACCGTTTCAAATAACTCGAAAATTACTAAATAcaagaaaatgttttatataaactttcataatgtaatagtaaaattataaatatattctcatCTATGTATGAGCTTTTCAATatgttgatattaaattatattaaacaatcaaTATGTTTATTACAAAAGTTATGCTCGTTATGATGATAATGGTTCATATGATGGCGATTGGATAATGGACAAGATGAATGGGACTGGATTACGGATTTATCCAAGCGGTGCTCGTTACATGGGTCAATGGAAAAATGGAATTCGTGATGGTATCGGGACTATGGTCTGGAccaatggaaatttttatcgtggaGAATGGAAATGTGGTTTAATGCATGGGtttgttaatttcaatttttatgataattatatcaaaaatatataatataaaataaaacattttttcatcttaatttaatattatgaaattatacacatattataatatatattagttatgGAGAATATGTATGGAATGGATTCTTCAACAGAACTTTTACTTGGCCACAAGAAGCATCTTACACAGGTTATTGGCGTCATGGATTGCGCCATGGCAAAGgtggattatatttttattttaaaacgaaattaaaaatgttaattagatTGTTTTCATATAGgagatatgaaatttaattctgttGGTGGAGCAAAGTATTCTGGATATTGGGAGGATAATAAGAAACATGGTTATGGAATTATAATtggtaacataaatattttaaaaattaaacttaaaaatatatgatatatttaaaactgaattcgtatttttaaatttgtttaaatttgtttaaaatttatacataaaagaattatttaaatatctcgtttataaTCGTATTTATAATCGTATTAACAAGTTTTTCACTaatgatatttacaataagttttaaaagaaaaaaatatatttgtagaatATCTCTGGAGGATTCTAGAactcaaaaaataaagaaaagaattattataaaaaaatatgcattgagatttatttaagatttaaataattaaaatatagatttatttctattccatttattatcttttcacTCTAGTTctgtttcatttcatttaatgcaaacttaaattgtttataacttaagaaataatttcaaacaatcttatcaaaatatttttatataccaaatatttttatcaaaatatttttgttttatctttaaaatcgattctccaaatctatttcacaaatatattaatatacgtgtatatacatatatttacttcatttgttcaaaatattatcttaattgaaaatatacttttattatacatataggaAATAATGGCGAAAAATTCGAAGCTaatccattatttttaaatgatattttatgtactgatattataaaagataataattttgaaaatgaatcagaaataaaaagtaaagaagAATACATGATAATTAAAGATGTGAAACCAAAGTAagaattattactttaatagtcatataatttcataaaaaaaatataaagattatttttttattcattaagaacatatataataataaagatataaagtataaatatatatgaacaatTATCTGTATTTATTGGTTATATAATGACAACCAACTATTAAATGttgtttattagatattattttttcaaatattatatttataaatttattatatatttttaaaattttttaatttattatttttttcacatattatatgtaaaaaaaatttaaataattatgcgtttatataaataatataaacatgtatggaattttttaaaaaattatttaattataaaagaataaagaatcataaaatgaatatatatatatgctgaaaaattatcaatgaaataaaaatatttatacaatatattaaatcaataatttaataattgaaatattataaaatttataataataatatatataatatcaataaatatataattataattatataaaactttaaatattaagttaatatataagaaaaaaaagaataaaaaaaagtttttaaaaaataaggagaaaattaaaataatattatattattctttaaacttCATTCATagagaatcaaaatttttttttattttacatgtttatctttgcatattaatatttatttcagatataattaaatttatttaacaataattaaaaatataatattatatacttattttataaattatataatatataaaatcagaaatatattaataattagtatattataattaatatattaataaaatagatattattaaaatagaattagaataaaaCATGGAAATAATGATAAGTTACAgagtaaaaacatttaaagatatttttacagtttaattatttatagatttattgaaaaaccTGCCGAATTGGCAAAAGGTTTCGTAACACCTATCCTAAAACCAGAACAATTTCCGTgtttaacttattatataactcGTTTATTGGATCCAGAAAGTTTGGAACCATATTTTGAACCTTCAATTTCATCTGGAAGATGTTATAGTTGTGAAAACGAATCTTGTGCTTGTTTACATGTACCTTCAAAcggttatttatttgtatttattatactatcaattaataaactaacgtattatttttttttatattatttatacctcTATATTAAGTAACttgttattatgtaattttattaataatattaattatattattaatttcatatagatattgttataaataaaattataaatgaagaaaacgaTTTCCCACAAGGAGAGCTTTTTAATTCTGATGTAGTAGATATAACAAAATCTGAATGGAATTATGAAGAATGCTGGATATACAAATGTTTAATGATTCATATTCTTCGTTTAcgtcaaatttataatgattatgcCAAATTATTTGCAAAGCCAGCACCAAAATGTAATCTTGTAATGAGCAAACTATGTTTATGGCAATTATGGAGAGATTGTAAtgtccaaaaaaaaatttctctttccacAATTGATAAACACATAGGTAAATGTTCATCAAtgttgattatattaatgattatagttaatatatgtatatatattgtctataaataaaaatatttatcgacataaaaaaatattttagaacattattttactattattcatcaataattataaatctatttattattattataatataaatttatttattaatatatatttaacattattatttattattgaaataatattatagcaaaaaataaaagtacaaTAGTGAAAGATCCTCACCATCCAtttgaaaagattgaaatcTGGCAATTTTTACATGCGTTGTTAGAAGTATCTTggcatttatatacaaaatataataatgaagaaatcgGAGAAATGAACGGAAAACTTGCTAATGGTTtgcacaaatttttaaaaaatgatatatatcctCATATTGGAAATCATGTTGGTAAgttatatgaaattacataaataaaaaaagttattatatatgtttacattaatatatctctaaatacaataatttatctcgaaaaattataaaaaattatttggcaTGAAGAAaacttcattatattattcttacttgtttttaagaaagttagtttttaagaagaattaaataaataaaataagcttTTATAATGTTTGCAATGAATCTCCAAATTATGTCttgtttttagaataaaaagatattattatctcgatatttttgtGAAGATTACATATACTACATGGATACGAGAGTTTCCATgaagaatcgaagaatcgaattctagaaatcaaaataagcagaaaagttgatatataaaaattttcaagatttatttattaaattataaatataattaaagtttgaattagacgaaataagataaaaagaatatgacattttttttgtCTCCGTTATATCGTTAtcgcattttatttttatctcgcttcatctaaaattaaattgctattaaattataatttaataaataagcctcaatcaatatttttttatatcaatatttattgtttgtatttatttttatttctaaaatccttcaaagaaattttatttattaatcttatatattgtaatatattatatacatgacgaaaattaaatttgaatttgatttattatatcatcgtATTCtaatacatatttcaaaaattaatcaaaattttcatatcaagTAAAGATTCTTTTAGATCtgttaaaattcttgaaattagcTAAttctatactttattttaattattataaagattttatttccaaataagTGCATTTTTTAGATGTACGATTTCAATTCTCCAATCAatgtaatatttcttctatcaattcttagaaaaaatagattttctgtaatttttattgcttcgtcctttaattttacgaatattttatttctatggaAATCAATTTGTGTCACCTTTCAATTCTAAAAACaactgtatatataaatgtatgtatattgtcagataaataaatagagataagagaaagaagaaataattctctttGTTTACATatcacaaaaatatcgaatgcctaatgcaaatttttatcttcataaacttaacaaaattattgttataagataattattatagttaaataataaacaataatttttatttgaaatattgtctagataaaaagaaagtttgaAGATAGATATTTTTGCAGATAGAttggtttattaattaaaataaaatttttcacgtcaTATAGGTACTTTATGCAATGAAAATAAGGATATATTACCTATAAATTgtgtttttaaattgtatcaaCAAATTGGATATCCACCTTCTGCAAGAGATTTGCTTCAATCAACATGTATTTTGAGTAAGCTAATAatgatttacaatataaattttttgtttgcatataatataaaacatgtacataacatatatataatgttaatatattttgagaattgATTCTGGAGATAAgttgatgaaatgaaatatacaagtttaaagtattttattaataatgaacaaTAATGTGTTTGTACATTTCACAGTATATATGCATGCAGAATCTgcttaaaatctaatttttataataatgatatttttacattaaaatatataaatattaataatgtagaTGCAAAAGATTCACGATTGTTTGCTACGATCACTGaaactatgaaaatatttccggAGGGAATTAATTCTGTGACAATAGGTgaaaaaattagttatttattaaaacttaatgaaatgtttacattacataattatacgactgatatatcaaaaaaaaatgaaaataatctaaGTATGTATAGCATTCATCTAGTTATATAGCACActctataaaatcattattttttatcatttatcattaatttatctaaattaaaaatataatttatatttcagttaataaattgttgatttttagTCAGCTAGgagttataaaaatgatagaaatcaTGACGCTAATATGTCCTGGaataaaagatacaaatactgatataattataaatatggatTATAAGGTATACGAtcttaagatttaaattttgatgtaaatataaataaaattctgtaaatataattcaataactaaacaattgataaaatagattatttgattgtatttactttagtatttttaattttcgatattataatatttaaaatatattttaaattatcgttttgaaagttttatattataatttattaatttcttaaaataaacacagtagattataataaaatgtgctatatcaaaaaaagtgaaagataataatttgatattcataaatatttttaattttatattgtataatcaaataaaattacataatatcaacaaatataacattaaatgttatttgatattatccttttattgaacaattattcttatgattgttatatattattactattatgcaatttttattttataatatatgttagcAGAATTacggaaataaaattgaaaataagtgaattaataaacaaaatgagtaaataatataaaatgaagattatgtgaaattgaattttaccgaaatatctttaattataaaattattattacttatattgaaaacacaaaatattataaatagcatagatttgtaaaatgtattttattacatcgatatttattcataaaccaatattgaatatcatatataatttaatactttaatcaatgattatttacagatattacaaaaattgcatttctcctaacttaattatcttttgcttaaatgtgtaatatattttacagacACATCGTATACGGTATTAtgcatattttacaatatagaaATTGAATGTTACAGCTGacatttcttgaattttatgaaataatactaGAGGCAAcgaaagaattattctttttaaaaaacaaatctgaaaaattattacaaacgaAAATTGAGAAGGAAATCAAGTcagtagaaattaataatttataaaaagaaaagaattcttgAATTAATAAGTCTTCtttgattcaaaattattttccgaatttaaaaatagattaatataatataatttattaaaaaataataaaataataataaaatctaattttatttcatttatgtga encodes the following:
- the LOC108004514 gene encoding uncharacterized protein LOC108004514 isoform X2, with translation MDKMNGTGLRIYPSGARYMGQWKNGIRDGIGTMVWTNGNFYRGEWKCGLMHGYGEYVWNGFFNRTFTWPQEASYTGYWRHGLRHGKGDMKFNSVGGAKYSGYWEDNKKHGYGIIIGNNGEKFEANPLFLNDILCTDIIKDNNFENESEIKSKEEYMIIKDVKPKFIEKPAELAKGFVTPILKPEQFPCLTYYITRLLDPESLEPYFEPSISSGRCYSCENESCACLHVPSNDIVINKIINEENDFPQGELFNSDVVDITKSEWNYEECWIYKCLMIHILRLRQIYNDYAKLFAKPAPKCNLVMSKLCLWQLWRDCNVQKKISLSTIDKHIAKNKSTIVKDPHHPFEKIEIWQFLHALLEVSWHLYTKYNNEEIGEMNGKLANGLHKFLKNDIYPHIGNHVGTLCNENKDILPINCVFKLYQQIGYPPSARDLLQSTCILNAKDSRLFATITETMKIFPEGINSVTIGEKISYLLKLNEMFTLHNYTTDISKKNENNLINKLLIFSQLGVIKMIEIMTLICPGIKDTNTDIIINMDYKLTFLEFYEIILEATKELFFLKNKSEKLLQTKIEKEIKSVEINNL
- the LOC108004514 gene encoding radial spoke head 10 homolog B isoform X5, with the translated sequence MDKMNGTGLRIYPSGARYMGQWKNGIRDGIGTMVWTNGNFYRGEWKCGLMHGYGEYVWNGFFNRTFTWPQEASYTGDMKFNSVGGAKYSGYWEDNKKHGYGIIIGNNGEKFEANPLFLNDILCTDIIKDNNFENESEIKSKEEYMIIKDVKPKFIEKPAELAKGFVTPILKPEQFPCLTYYITRLLDPESLEPYFEPSISSGRCYSCENESCACLHVPSNDIVINKIINEENDFPQGELFNSDVVDITKSEWNYEECWIYKCLMIHILRLRQIYNDYAKLFAKPAPKCNLVMSKLCLWQLWRDCNVQKKISLSTIDKHIAKNKSTIVKDPHHPFEKIEIWQFLHALLEVSWHLYTKYNNEEIGEMNGKLANGLHKFLKNDIYPHIGNHVGTLCNENKDILPINCVFKLYQQIGYPPSARDLLQSTCILNAKDSRLFATITETMKIFPEGINSVTIGEKISYLLKLNEMFTLHNYTTDISKKNENNLINKLLIFSQLGVIKMIEIMTLICPGIKDTNTDIIINMDYKLTFLEFYEIILEATKELFFLKNKSEKLLQTKIEKEIKSVEINNL
- the LOC108004514 gene encoding uncharacterized protein LOC108004514 isoform X3; protein product: MDKMNGTGLRIYPSGARYMGQWKNGIRDGIGTMVWTNGNFYRGEWKCGLMHGYGEYVWNGFFNRTFTWPQEASYTGYWRHGLRHGKDCFHIGDMKFNSVGGAKYSGYWEDNKKHGYGIIIGNNGEKFEANPLFLNDILCTDIIKDNNFENESEIKSKEEYMIIKDVKPKFIEKPAELAKGFVTPILKPEQFPCLTYYITRLLDPESLEPYFEPSISSGRCYSCENESCACLHVPSNDIVINKIINEENDFPQGELFNSDVVDITKSEWNYEECWIYKCLMIHILRLRQIYNDYAKLFAKPAPKCNLVMSKLCLWQLWRDCNVQKKISLSTIDKHIAKNKSTIVKDPHHPFEKIEIWQFLHALLEVSWHLYTKYNNEEIGEMNGKLANGLHKFLKNDIYPHIGNHVGTLCNENKDILPINCVFKLYQQIGYPPSARDLLQSTCILNAKDSRLFATITETMKIFPEGINSVTIGEKISYLLKLNEMFTLHNYTTDISKKNENNLINKLLIFSQLGVIKMIEIMTLICPGIKDTNTDIIINMDYKVQIEISFMKYHKIEKNVAVGSPCNHGWNDSVLSEQ